In Micromonospora sp. WMMA1363, a genomic segment contains:
- a CDS encoding bifunctional DNA primase/polymerase, translated as MPEASVLLAAALTCAARGWHVFPLRPDHPHAAEDEAKRPAFPNRCTAARCDRTDPRCRAAERHVGWEDRATTDPTRIRRAWTHRPYGVGIACGPSGLLVVDLDVPKHPDDTPPAEWAGMRDGVDVLAALAARHGGTVDATYTQSTGRGGSHLFYRHPDTGPRLGNTVGERGGLGWKVDTKSHGGYVVAAGSTINARPYTVALDCDPCPLPGWLASLLTPAVRPAYRPAAVALPPDRHGRYVAAAIRRQVDHLTTAPEGERNNVLFISAAVLGELVAGGVLTEDDVSAALEPAALSTGLSAREVARTIASGLRAGARRPRHLNAAGRAA; from the coding sequence ATGCCTGAGGCTTCCGTGTTGCTGGCCGCCGCGCTCACCTGTGCGGCGCGCGGCTGGCACGTGTTCCCCCTACGCCCCGACCACCCGCACGCCGCCGAGGACGAGGCGAAACGACCGGCATTCCCGAACCGGTGCACCGCCGCCCGCTGCGACCGCACCGACCCCCGCTGCCGGGCGGCCGAGCGGCACGTCGGGTGGGAAGACCGCGCCACCACCGACCCGACCCGTATCCGGCGGGCGTGGACGCACCGGCCCTACGGTGTCGGCATCGCGTGCGGGCCGTCCGGGCTGCTGGTGGTCGACCTAGACGTGCCCAAGCATCCCGACGACACCCCGCCGGCCGAGTGGGCCGGCATGCGGGACGGCGTGGACGTGCTCGCCGCCCTGGCCGCCCGCCACGGCGGCACCGTTGATGCCACGTACACGCAGAGCACTGGGCGGGGCGGAAGCCACCTGTTCTACCGCCACCCCGACACCGGCCCCCGCCTGGGCAACACCGTAGGCGAGCGGGGCGGGCTCGGCTGGAAGGTCGACACCAAGTCACACGGCGGTTACGTCGTGGCCGCCGGCTCCACCATCAACGCCCGCCCCTACACCGTCGCCCTGGACTGCGACCCCTGCCCGCTGCCCGGATGGCTCGCGTCGCTGCTCACTCCGGCCGTACGGCCCGCCTACCGGCCCGCCGCGGTGGCGCTGCCGCCGGACCGGCACGGCCGATATGTCGCCGCCGCGATCCGCCGCCAAGTCGACCACCTCACCACCGCCCCCGAAGGAGAGCGGAACAACGTGCTGTTCATCAGCGCGGCGGTACTCGGTGAGCTGGTCGCTGGAGGCGTGCTCACCGAGGACGACGTGTCCGCCGCGTTGGAGCCGGCCGCCCTGTCGACCGGCCTGTCGGCGCGTGAGGTGGCCCGCACGATCGCCTCCGGCCTGCGTGCCGGCGCGCGACGGCCCCGCCACCTGAACGCCGCAGGGCGGGCCGCATG